One Verrucomicrobiia bacterium genomic window, GATTCCGCCAAGGACTCGATCGCCCGCTCTACCAGCTCCTCTTTTTTCTCCTCCAGCTCCTCCGGTGTGGACTTGAGCCGCGCCTGGTACGGTTTGAGCAGAATCAGAAAAGGGGAGAAGAGCACGCGCAAAAACCAGACCAGCCACAGATAGCGCAAAAGCGGGCTTTTTCCCGGCTCCTCCGGCAAATAACGGGGCAGGGCCTCGCCGAAGAAAACGAAGCCCAAAAAAGTGATGGATAAAAGAATGGCCAAGGTCAAAACCGGCTGGGCCGGTTGGGCCGAGGCGGTTATCCCGAAGGCAAAAACGGTCGCCAAAACCAAGGCGAGCGAACGGGCCAAGGTAAGCACGAACAAAGTCGCCTGCGGGTTTTTCAAAATCGTTTCCAGCCGGGCTTTGCGGAAAGGGGAGAGGGGAGCGGCCGCTTCCTTCAACTCCTCCGAATCCCGGAAAAGCTCCAAACTGGCGCGCGAAATTACGTAGGCAAGCCCCCAAAGGAAAAACCAAAGCAAAGCGGCCCAAATCAGCATTTTCCCCCCCGGCTGGAGGCCGCTCCAAATCCCTTCAGGTATTTTTCTTCCCGGGCAAACATTTCGTTTCTCTCTTCAACGGTTTGGTGGCCGTATCCCAAGAGATGCAAAAATCCGTGCGCGGCAAGACGCAAGATTTCCCCCCCGGCCTTGTTGCCAAAAAGCGGCGCCTGCCGCTTGGCTTGGGGAACGGAAATGTAAATTTCCCCCTCCATTTTTTTGCCGTTCGCTTCGATGGGAAAGGAGAGCACATCTGTAGTTTTGTCCTTTCCCCGATAGCGCCGGTTCAATTGCCTCATCCTCGCATCGCCGATGAAAATCAAATTTGCATTCAAACTTTTTCTCTCGCTTTTGATGATTCGGTTGG contains:
- the ybeY gene encoding rRNA maturation RNase YbeY: MSGMKGEGGRRPPVSIFSGRYRLSAGLKKNILALSNRIIKSERKSLNANLIFIGDARMRQLNRRYRGKDKTTDVLSFPIEANGKKMEGEIYISVPQAKRQAPLFGNKAGGEILRLAAHGFLHLLGYGHQTVEERNEMFAREEKYLKGFGAASSRGGKC